In Aliivibrio wodanis, a genomic segment contains:
- a CDS encoding NAD-dependent formate dehydrogenase alpha subunit: protein MMKITIDNQTFTIAEELTLLAAAKECNVEIPSLCGNNINGEKIPCDLCVVEVDGHGIQRACETQAVDGMQVITSSEALAKRRQSALNKILSDHYADCEAPCQTACPAGVDIQSYLYHISQNDHQKAIEVIKRTLPMPLSIGRVCPAFCETECRRGLVDEPLAIRQLKRHAADVDLHAQESYVPPKKADKGKSIAVIGSGPGGLTCGYYLTNEGYNVTVFESMPEAGGWLRYGIPEYRLPKSILDKEIELMCRNGMDIQTSVKLGEDFSLTQLSDDYDAVCLAVGASKAVEMHYQGSELGGCYLGVDYLKDYVTESKLITGKKVAVIGGGNTAIDCARTAVRDGADTTLIYRRTREEMPAEDYEVVEAEHEGVKFHFLTNPVENIADEDGRVTQVRLEKMALGEPDASGRRSPKATGEFFIEDFDTVISAVSQKPDLSFLENDTIDLPLTRWNTADSNSLTMHSGVKNIFSIGDFRRGPATAIEAVADGRIAAEAIDRFFKGDMEKIPTKQFNSQKEKKTKQVDSKYFEHIQKAMRVIMPELTAEQREQSFDEVETGFDNLDAIREAERCLECACQANTNCGLRDYATEYKAGETDLSNESKQKFAIDTSSEFIVFDANRCISCGQCVDACNEKGVHGVLSFMKNEDGTNASRPECRAGFEHGYDMGNSNCVQCGACVQACPVGALVDSRDKSQGRIEILKPVDTICTYCGVGCKLTMMVDQSTNKIKYVQGAKSSPVNEGMLCVKGRFGFDFVSSDERLKTPLIRKNGELVPASWEEAIALVADKFSAIKSQHGGNALAGFSSAKTTNEDNYAFQKLVRREFETNNLDHCARLCHSTTVTGLEASIGSGAMTNDIPSIKHSDLIFIIGSDTTSAHPIIASHIKQAVRHHGARLIVADPKQVDISDHAELYVAQRPGTDVMLLNGIMQQIIKNNWHDQVYITERVEGFEDLTSEVMSETYSPEKIELITGVKAQDVIEMARYIGTAKRTAIYYSMGITQHTTGHDNVRSIANLQMLCGNIGIEGGGINPLRGQSNVQGACDMGALPTDFPGYQKVENPAVYEKFVKAWNKPNLPNKKGLTLTEIIDAACHEQVKGLFIMGENPVLSDPDQAHVIHGLETLDFLVVQDIFMTETAAYADVILPSCSFAEKAGHFTNTERRVQRISPAVNPPGEAKEDWWIIQEIANAMGGEWNYQSVEDITEEITQVTPQYQGIHWDAIGKNGLQWPCNDANPQGTRIMHNQQFLRGKGQMAAIPFRYAAELPDEEYPLVLTTGRLLEQYHTGTMTRKTKGLNNLAGPRVMMSVADAERLGISNSEMVRVSTRRGTIEAPAFVTKRMQEGVIFVPFHFVEAAANKLTTTALDPHAKIPEFKVAAVKVEKVLYQYH from the coding sequence ATGATGAAAATAACTATAGATAACCAAACATTCACTATCGCTGAAGAGTTAACACTTTTAGCTGCTGCAAAGGAATGCAATGTCGAGATCCCGTCACTGTGTGGAAACAACATTAATGGTGAAAAAATACCATGTGATCTGTGTGTTGTAGAAGTTGATGGGCATGGAATTCAACGTGCTTGCGAAACTCAAGCAGTTGATGGTATGCAAGTGATCACTTCGTCTGAAGCGTTAGCAAAACGTCGTCAAAGTGCATTAAATAAAATACTTTCTGATCATTACGCAGATTGCGAAGCGCCGTGCCAAACTGCGTGTCCTGCAGGCGTGGATATACAATCATACCTGTACCATATTTCGCAAAATGATCACCAAAAAGCCATTGAAGTCATCAAACGAACATTGCCAATGCCATTATCAATTGGCCGTGTCTGCCCTGCTTTTTGTGAAACTGAGTGTCGTCGTGGCTTGGTTGATGAGCCATTGGCTATTCGTCAACTTAAGCGTCACGCCGCTGATGTAGATCTGCATGCGCAAGAATCTTACGTACCCCCTAAAAAAGCAGATAAAGGTAAATCCATTGCTGTAATTGGCAGTGGGCCTGGAGGCTTGACCTGTGGTTATTACCTAACTAATGAGGGTTACAACGTCACGGTATTTGAGTCGATGCCTGAAGCGGGCGGTTGGCTACGTTATGGTATTCCTGAATATCGTTTACCAAAATCAATTTTAGATAAAGAAATCGAATTGATGTGTCGTAACGGTATGGACATTCAAACCTCTGTGAAATTAGGTGAGGATTTCTCATTAACACAGTTAAGTGACGATTACGATGCGGTGTGTTTGGCAGTAGGAGCGTCAAAAGCGGTTGAAATGCATTATCAAGGCAGTGAGCTTGGTGGTTGCTACTTAGGTGTTGATTACTTAAAAGATTACGTGACTGAATCTAAACTCATTACAGGCAAAAAAGTAGCGGTTATTGGTGGTGGTAACACGGCGATTGACTGTGCTCGTACTGCGGTGCGTGATGGTGCAGATACCACGCTTATTTACCGTCGTACTCGTGAAGAGATGCCCGCTGAAGATTACGAAGTGGTTGAGGCTGAACATGAAGGCGTTAAATTCCATTTCTTAACCAACCCAGTTGAAAATATTGCCGATGAAGATGGGCGAGTGACTCAAGTTCGTTTAGAGAAAATGGCACTGGGTGAGCCGGATGCGTCTGGTCGTCGTAGCCCTAAAGCAACGGGTGAATTCTTCATTGAAGACTTTGATACCGTTATTTCAGCCGTATCACAAAAACCTGATTTAAGCTTTTTAGAAAATGACACTATTGATTTGCCACTGACTCGTTGGAATACGGCTGATTCGAATAGCCTAACCATGCACAGTGGTGTGAAAAATATTTTTAGTATTGGTGATTTTCGTCGTGGCCCAGCAACAGCGATTGAAGCGGTTGCAGATGGACGTATTGCCGCAGAAGCGATTGATCGTTTCTTTAAAGGTGATATGGAAAAGATCCCGACTAAGCAGTTTAATTCTCAAAAAGAGAAAAAGACCAAGCAAGTTGACTCTAAATACTTCGAGCACATTCAAAAAGCGATGCGCGTTATCATGCCAGAGTTAACCGCAGAGCAACGTGAGCAAAGCTTTGATGAAGTAGAAACAGGCTTTGATAATCTAGATGCAATCCGTGAAGCGGAACGTTGTTTAGAGTGTGCGTGTCAGGCGAACACCAATTGTGGACTACGTGATTATGCGACGGAATATAAAGCGGGTGAAACAGATTTAAGCAACGAAAGTAAGCAAAAATTTGCTATCGATACTAGCTCAGAATTTATTGTCTTTGATGCCAACCGGTGTATCAGCTGTGGTCAGTGTGTTGATGCCTGTAATGAAAAAGGCGTGCATGGTGTATTGAGCTTCATGAAAAATGAAGACGGCACTAATGCCTCTCGTCCTGAATGCAGAGCTGGATTTGAGCACGGTTATGACATGGGTAACTCGAACTGTGTGCAATGTGGCGCATGTGTTCAAGCGTGTCCTGTTGGCGCATTGGTTGATTCTCGTGATAAATCTCAAGGTCGAATCGAAATTTTAAAACCAGTGGATACGATTTGTACGTACTGCGGTGTGGGTTGTAAGTTAACCATGATGGTGGATCAATCAACAAACAAAATCAAATACGTACAAGGGGCAAAATCGTCTCCAGTGAACGAAGGCATGTTATGTGTTAAAGGTCGCTTTGGGTTTGATTTTGTCAGCAGTGATGAGCGTTTAAAAACGCCATTAATTCGTAAAAATGGTGAGTTAGTTCCTGCAAGTTGGGAAGAGGCGATCGCATTGGTTGCTGATAAATTCAGCGCGATAAAATCTCAACATGGTGGCAATGCATTAGCGGGGTTCTCGTCGGCAAAAACCACCAATGAAGATAACTATGCGTTCCAAAAACTGGTTCGTCGTGAGTTTGAAACCAATAATCTCGATCACTGTGCACGTTTATGTCACTCAACCACGGTAACGGGTTTAGAGGCCTCTATCGGCAGTGGTGCAATGACCAATGATATTCCAAGCATCAAGCATTCTGATTTAATCTTTATTATTGGCTCAGATACCACATCGGCTCACCCGATCATTGCTTCTCATATTAAGCAAGCAGTCCGTCATCACGGTGCTCGTTTGATTGTTGCCGATCCTAAGCAAGTCGATATTTCTGATCATGCTGAGCTGTATGTTGCTCAACGTCCGGGTACGGATGTGATGTTACTTAACGGTATCATGCAGCAGATCATTAAAAATAACTGGCATGATCAAGTATACATTACAGAACGTGTTGAAGGTTTTGAAGATCTGACATCAGAAGTGATGTCAGAGACGTATTCGCCTGAGAAAATTGAATTAATCACAGGCGTGAAAGCGCAAGATGTGATTGAAATGGCGCGTTACATTGGTACAGCCAAGCGCACTGCTATTTATTATTCAATGGGTATTACGCAACACACGACAGGGCATGACAACGTTCGCTCTATTGCTAACTTACAAATGCTGTGTGGCAACATTGGTATTGAAGGCGGTGGTATTAATCCACTTCGTGGTCAATCAAACGTACAAGGTGCGTGTGATATGGGCGCGTTGCCAACGGATTTTCCGGGTTACCAAAAAGTGGAGAATCCAGCGGTTTACGAGAAGTTCGTAAAAGCGTGGAATAAGCCAAACTTACCAAATAAGAAAGGCTTAACGTTAACAGAAATCATAGATGCGGCGTGCCATGAGCAAGTCAAAGGCTTATTTATCATGGGTGAAAATCCAGTATTGAGTGATCCTGACCAAGCGCATGTAATCCACGGTTTAGAGACGTTAGACTTCTTAGTTGTACAAGATATCTTTATGACAGAAACCGCCGCTTATGCTGATGTTATTCTGCCATCGTGTTCGTTTGCAGAAAAAGCGGGTCACTTCACCAATACTGAGCGTCGTGTTCAGCGTATTTCTCCTGCGGTAAACCCTCCGGGTGAAGCGAAAGAAGACTGGTGGATAATTCAAGAGATTGCCAATGCAATGGGTGGTGAATGGAATTATCAATCGGTTGAAGACATTACTGAAGAGATCACTCAAGTGACGCCTCAGTACCAAGGCATACACTGGGATGCCATTGGTAAAAATGGACTTCAATGGCCATGTAATGACGCGAATCCGCAAGGCACTCGCATTATGCATAATCAGCAGTTCCTGCGTGGTAAAGGTCAAATGGCAGCGATTCCATTTAGATATGCTGCAGAGCTTCCAGATGAAGAGTATCCGTTAGTATTAACAACGGGACGTTTATTAGAGCAGTACCACACAGGCACCATGACACGTAAGACTAAAGGGTTGAATAACCTTGCGGGTCCGCGAGTCATGATGAGTGTGGCAGATGCAGAGCGTTTAGGTATTTCAAACAGTGAGATGGTTCGAGTATCAACACGCCGTGGCACGATTGAAGCACCAGCATTTGTAACCAAGCGTATGCAAGAAGGGGTAATATTTGTTCCATTCCATTTTGTAGAAGCGGCGGCGAACAAATTGACCACAACTGCACTTGATCCTCATGCCAAGATCCCTGAGTTTAAAGTCGCAGCGGTGAAGGTTGAAAAGGTATTATACCAATACCACTAA
- the pepT gene encoding peptidase T — protein sequence MKQLVERFLRYVSIDTQSNPSAPQCPSTEKQFNLAKQLITELTELELSDVSLDKNGYVMARLPSNVDYDVPAIGFVAHMDTAPDASGENVKPQLIENYQGDIITLGTSGEELNPTQFPDLKNLIGHDLITTDGTTLLGADNKAGIAEILTAIAVLKTNPEIPHGDICIGFTPDEEIGRGANLFDVEKFNAKWAYTIDGGPVGELEYENFNATSADVICHGVNVHPGTAKGKMINSMNIAAQFQLMMPAEETPEGTEGYEGFYHLKSMETGVAKTELGYIVRDFSREGMAERKAFMQQKVDELNEKLEKGRVELILTDSYFNMREMVEPHPHVIELAKQAMTACDIQPDIKPIRGGTDGARLSFMGLPCPNIFTGGYNFHGIHEFISINGMKQAVDVIVKIAELNAINNK from the coding sequence ATGAAGCAACTTGTAGAACGCTTTCTTCGATATGTAAGTATCGATACTCAATCAAATCCTTCAGCACCTCAGTGCCCTAGTACCGAAAAGCAGTTTAATTTAGCAAAACAATTAATCACTGAATTAACTGAGCTTGAACTTTCTGATGTCTCTTTAGATAAAAATGGTTATGTAATGGCACGCTTACCTTCAAACGTCGATTACGATGTACCTGCCATTGGTTTTGTCGCTCATATGGATACAGCTCCAGACGCATCTGGTGAGAATGTTAAACCTCAACTTATAGAAAACTATCAAGGCGATATTATTACTCTTGGCACCAGTGGCGAAGAGTTAAACCCAACTCAATTTCCTGATTTAAAAAACCTAATTGGTCATGATCTCATCACTACAGATGGAACGACTCTACTTGGTGCCGATAACAAAGCAGGCATTGCAGAAATCCTAACTGCCATTGCTGTGCTAAAAACCAATCCAGAAATCCCACACGGTGATATCTGTATTGGCTTTACGCCAGATGAAGAAATTGGTCGTGGCGCGAACCTATTTGATGTTGAAAAATTCAATGCCAAGTGGGCTTACACCATTGATGGCGGGCCCGTTGGTGAATTAGAGTATGAAAACTTTAACGCCACTAGCGCTGATGTTATTTGTCACGGTGTTAACGTTCACCCGGGCACAGCTAAAGGCAAGATGATCAACTCCATGAACATTGCCGCACAATTCCAATTGATGATGCCTGCCGAAGAAACTCCAGAAGGCACAGAAGGTTATGAAGGTTTCTATCATTTAAAATCAATGGAAACTGGCGTAGCAAAAACAGAACTTGGCTACATTGTGCGTGACTTTAGCCGTGAAGGCATGGCTGAGCGTAAAGCCTTTATGCAACAAAAAGTCGATGAACTAAACGAGAAACTAGAAAAAGGTCGTGTTGAGCTGATTTTAACTGACAGCTACTTCAATATGCGTGAAATGGTAGAGCCTCATCCACACGTCATTGAATTAGCAAAACAAGCAATGACCGCTTGTGATATTCAGCCAGATATCAAACCAATCCGCGGTGGTACTGATGGCGCTCGTTTATCCTTTATGGGATTACCTTGCCCTAATATCTTTACGGGTGGTTATAACTTCCACGGTATTCATGAATTCATTAGCATTAATGGTATGAAACAAGCCGTTGATGTAATTGTGAAAATTGCAGAGTTAAACGCTATCAATAATAAGTAA
- a CDS encoding putative lipoprotein, translating to MSFKLLKTSLALAISASLLVGCNDSDDKIESPAVKIATYNLSFDRNTFEDLVAEMQISPEAQTALVTAYLDNTISDADKTTAEKVIQIRNVAAVIQKNRPDVIMMAEYNNDGTGENKDALAGFQTNYLSVAQSIDGAGGIANLSAISYPFFESYATNTGLVSDLDLDNDGQKGQLPGDAWGFGFYHGQYAFALMSKYEIDTDKTRTFQEFKWKDLQGAEIPTITNCNDPYNPIPEGMVCGDNWYTAAEWEEIRLSSKNHVDAPIIIPTENGNEVVHLLMSHPTPPVFDTGKNKEQNAAEVEFWHQYVKGQEFFYDDNNTTGGLSTDAHFVIMGDLNLDPVAGDGISSVMQTLHNDPLLNQNVMNGNLYPTSTGAVEHAADEGKVHPSPERITSTFGLGVDYAMPSATLNVIDTGVYWSATGEEGRKLFNDDRIGKYGNGKDVSSDHRMIWVKAQF from the coding sequence ATGTCATTTAAACTTCTGAAAACTTCTCTTGCTCTAGCGATCAGCGCAAGCCTTCTTGTTGGTTGTAATGATTCAGATGATAAAATTGAATCTCCAGCGGTTAAGATTGCTACTTATAATTTATCTTTCGACCGTAATACTTTCGAAGATCTAGTTGCTGAAATGCAAATTTCACCAGAAGCACAAACAGCATTAGTTACTGCTTATTTAGATAACACTATTTCTGATGCGGATAAAACAACGGCTGAAAAAGTCATTCAAATCCGTAACGTTGCTGCTGTAATTCAGAAAAACCGTCCTGATGTAATCATGATGGCTGAATACAACAATGATGGGACTGGAGAGAACAAAGATGCATTAGCTGGTTTTCAAACTAACTACTTATCTGTAGCTCAAAGTATTGATGGTGCAGGCGGTATTGCTAATCTATCTGCCATTTCCTACCCATTCTTTGAATCATACGCAACCAATACAGGTTTAGTAAGTGATCTAGATTTAGATAATGATGGTCAAAAAGGCCAGCTTCCTGGTGATGCTTGGGGCTTTGGTTTCTACCATGGTCAATATGCTTTTGCTCTAATGTCAAAATATGAAATTGACACTGATAAAACTCGTACTTTCCAAGAATTTAAGTGGAAAGATCTACAAGGGGCTGAAATCCCAACTATTACTAATTGTAATGACCCATACAACCCAATCCCTGAAGGAATGGTATGTGGCGATAACTGGTATACAGCTGCTGAGTGGGAAGAGATTCGTCTATCGTCGAAGAACCACGTAGATGCACCAATCATCATTCCAACAGAGAATGGTAATGAAGTTGTTCACTTATTGATGTCTCACCCAACCCCACCAGTATTTGATACAGGTAAAAACAAAGAACAAAACGCAGCAGAGGTTGAATTTTGGCATCAATACGTTAAAGGCCAAGAATTCTTTTATGATGATAACAATACCACTGGTGGTCTAAGTACAGATGCTCATTTTGTCATCATGGGCGATTTAAATCTTGATCCTGTTGCTGGTGACGGCATTAGTAGTGTTATGCAAACACTGCATAATGATCCATTATTGAACCAAAACGTAATGAATGGCAACCTATACCCAACAAGTACAGGTGCAGTGGAACATGCCGCTGATGAAGGTAAAGTTCACCCATCTCCTGAGCGTATTACTTCTACATTTGGCTTAGGTGTCGATTACGCAATGCCATCAGCAACTCTTAACGTGATAGATACTGGTGTATACTGGTCTGCTACAGGTGAAGAAGGTCGTAAATTATTCAATGATGATCGCATTGGTAAATACGGTAATGGCAAAGATGTTTCTTCAGACCACCGTATGATTTGGGTTAAAGCTCAATTCTAA
- a CDS encoding putative HTH-type transcriptional regulator, with the protein MLDENTSMESISRRIEARKTELRLTNTQIATACNVSTRTVINWTSGLSSPHISKLIPLSFILKKEINWIISGSENIPDWLGATMPDVIEFHQELSKYSKSERTMLFRSISNLIQQFGFILKNNKRI; encoded by the coding sequence GTGTTAGATGAAAACACCTCTATGGAAAGTATTTCTCGACGGATTGAGGCTAGAAAAACAGAGTTACGACTCACAAATACTCAAATAGCAACTGCTTGTAATGTATCGACAAGAACTGTGATTAACTGGACTAGTGGACTTTCAAGTCCACACATATCTAAGTTGATCCCATTAAGTTTTATCTTAAAAAAAGAAATTAACTGGATCATTTCAGGAAGTGAGAATATTCCTGACTGGTTAGGCGCAACCATGCCTGATGTGATCGAATTCCATCAAGAACTATCCAAATATTCTAAATCTGAACGTACCATGTTGTTTCGCTCAATAAGCAATCTAATACAACAATTTGGCTTCATTTTGAAAAACAATAAACGAATCTAA
- a CDS encoding putative transcriptional regulator, AraC family, with protein MKNLRHIQASVTFDNLPSDIFLLFDAFRSNTETRSHFHSWGQLQIISGGILELETEGQRFLAPSHFAIWVPAGVQHQSYNRKPIAYCSVNIISELAQQLPSHTCLLEVSPLVEALIAELREQNIQQPENEQQDRLIKVLFDQLLVAKQSERFLPTSKDKLLKPILEALEANPADETSLAEWAARNHTTERTLARHCQNELGMSFTEWRLRIRYLYSLELLRKKISIKEIAFSLGYNQTSPFITMFKRYADCTPEQYKLKHSI; from the coding sequence ATGAAAAACTTGCGACATATACAAGCATCGGTTACTTTTGATAACCTACCATCAGATATTTTTTTATTATTTGATGCTTTTCGATCTAACACAGAAACACGCTCTCATTTTCATTCGTGGGGGCAATTACAGATTATTAGTGGTGGTATTTTAGAGTTAGAAACCGAAGGTCAGAGATTTTTAGCACCATCCCATTTCGCTATTTGGGTACCTGCTGGTGTGCAGCACCAAAGTTATAACCGTAAACCAATAGCGTACTGTTCTGTGAATATTATTTCTGAATTAGCTCAACAATTACCTTCTCATACGTGTTTGTTAGAAGTAAGCCCTTTGGTAGAGGCTCTTATTGCTGAATTACGAGAACAGAATATTCAACAACCAGAGAATGAACAACAAGATAGACTCATTAAGGTTTTATTTGATCAATTATTGGTAGCTAAACAAAGTGAACGCTTTTTACCAACATCAAAAGACAAATTATTAAAACCGATATTAGAAGCGTTAGAAGCAAATCCTGCCGACGAAACGTCTTTAGCTGAGTGGGCAGCTAGAAATCATACGACAGAAAGGACGTTGGCACGTCATTGTCAAAATGAGTTAGGAATGAGCTTTACCGAATGGCGCTTAAGGATCCGATATCTTTATTCTTTGGAGCTATTACGTAAAAAAATATCAATTAAAGAGATAGCATTTAGCTTAGGCTATAATCAAACTAGCCCTTTTATTACTATGTTTAAGCGGTATGCAGATTGTACTCCGGAACAGTATAAACTGAAGCACTCTATTTAG
- a CDS encoding putative membrane associated regulator, GGDEF family protein: protein MRVKLFLTKKSTIVAILGFCILAIFLIVENLHLRHKEFLQNQLNTQSKAELGAVRSNLESAIHSDIYYANSLATLLTVNPNATLKQWALIAEELYRDSRHIRHLAIAPNDVIRYVYPFKGNEKALGLDFRTLPVQWLTLKKARQMKSIFVAGPVDLVQGGRAFIARMPIFSDPPLNQEYWGSVSIVINSDALFTNTGIFKLASDYPVAMRGKDSKGSDGDVFLGEKRIFNNPIIIENVALPYGSWQIAIKQINITEVYSWYRVYVMRLVGYTFFTVMLLSIIIMFRLYVVAMNRCFEDELTKLPNRRYFMYTLNVNFSKGKKDGKKFVLLNLDLDKFKDINDTYGHIAGDVVLKEVANRVSKVLRSNDVVARIGGDEYVILLPRIHEIKDIHKVIDKIRSSIGDEPITFENHLITVKTSIGYSRFDSKMNSVDELLHKADRSMYSDKQGHMGSILM from the coding sequence ATGAGAGTTAAGTTATTCCTCACAAAGAAATCGACAATTGTAGCCATTTTAGGATTTTGTATTCTGGCTATATTTTTGATTGTTGAAAACTTGCACCTTAGACATAAAGAGTTTCTACAAAATCAACTTAATACTCAATCGAAAGCAGAGCTAGGCGCAGTTCGCTCTAACTTAGAAAGCGCGATTCATTCTGATATCTATTATGCAAATAGTTTAGCTACATTGTTAACGGTAAACCCGAATGCAACACTAAAGCAATGGGCTTTAATTGCTGAAGAACTGTATCGAGATTCTCGTCATATTCGTCATTTAGCCATAGCTCCTAATGATGTTATTCGTTATGTCTACCCCTTTAAAGGAAATGAAAAAGCATTGGGGTTAGACTTTAGAACTTTACCCGTTCAGTGGTTAACACTTAAAAAAGCACGTCAAATGAAGAGTATATTTGTGGCAGGGCCAGTCGATCTTGTTCAAGGTGGGCGTGCTTTTATTGCTCGAATGCCTATATTTTCTGATCCGCCTCTTAATCAAGAATATTGGGGCTCCGTTAGTATAGTGATCAACAGTGATGCATTATTTACTAATACGGGAATATTTAAATTGGCGTCAGATTACCCTGTTGCTATGAGAGGGAAAGACAGTAAAGGTTCTGATGGTGATGTTTTTCTTGGTGAGAAACGTATTTTTAATAACCCTATCATAATAGAAAATGTTGCTTTGCCTTATGGAAGTTGGCAAATAGCCATCAAACAAATTAATATTACAGAGGTGTACTCATGGTATCGAGTGTATGTCATGCGCTTGGTTGGTTATACTTTTTTTACTGTTATGTTGTTGTCAATAATTATAATGTTTCGGTTATATGTAGTGGCGATGAATCGCTGTTTTGAAGATGAATTAACAAAATTGCCAAATCGACGATATTTCATGTATACATTGAATGTTAATTTTTCTAAAGGAAAGAAAGATGGAAAAAAATTCGTATTATTGAATCTAGATTTAGATAAATTTAAAGATATTAACGATACTTATGGTCATATAGCAGGAGATGTTGTTCTTAAAGAAGTGGCAAATCGTGTGAGTAAGGTATTAAGAAGTAATGATGTTGTTGCTCGTATTGGTGGTGATGAATATGTAATTTTATTGCCAAGAATTCATGAGATTAAAGATATACACAAGGTAATTGATAAGATCCGAAGCAGTATCGGGGATGAGCCAATTACTTTTGAGAATCATCTGATTACAGTAAAAACTAGTATTGGTTATAGTCGGTTTGATTCAAAAATGAACTCGGTTGATGAACTATTGCATAAAGCTGATCGTAGCATGTACTCTGATAAACAAGGTCATATGGGGTCAATACTGATGTAG
- a CDS encoding malate synthase, with the protein MAITNINNTNNAQQETPFMAEAVYAVENMDAGHTEEKQHQIKSLLDQLFPLSKGSHQEVSNYLLDYHHLVVFFKDGSCSGLRNPGKFVAFTGHRSSPDTILLKDNSGSHVEIIFGHHEPGKNTLVTIEDIEMETCTTFSQDFSLAAMRHWISLLKRDDKSHPKARKEDKEYTAKNGDDYQLACCFSL; encoded by the coding sequence ATGGCTATCACAAATATAAACAACACTAATAATGCACAACAAGAAACTCCGTTTATGGCTGAAGCTGTCTATGCCGTGGAAAACATGGATGCAGGTCATACAGAAGAGAAACAGCACCAAATCAAAAGTTTACTCGATCAACTGTTCCCTTTATCAAAAGGCTCCCATCAAGAGGTAAGTAACTATCTATTGGATTATCATCATTTAGTTGTGTTTTTTAAAGATGGAAGTTGCAGTGGTTTACGTAATCCTGGGAAGTTTGTGGCATTTACAGGTCACCGCTCATCTCCAGATACTATTCTTTTAAAAGACAACAGTGGCAGTCATGTTGAAATCATTTTTGGTCATCATGAGCCGGGGAAAAATACATTAGTAACCATTGAAGATATTGAAATGGAAACCTGTACCACCTTTAGTCAAGATTTCAGTCTAGCGGCGATGAGGCATTGGATAAGCTTATTAAAACGTGACGATAAATCTCACCCTAAGGCACGTAAAGAAGATAAAGAATACACAGCCAAAAACGGAGACGATTACCAATTGGCTTGTTGTTTTAGTCTTTAA